Proteins co-encoded in one Streptococcus parauberis NCFD 2020 genomic window:
- a CDS encoding PBECR4 domain-containing protein, producing MAKIEDLKQLSILGVADSLGMELERKGSQTFSWKEHDSFVINTSGNYYNWFSRSTGGDVLSMVQVVRKEQTGQDLTFKEAKHFLEEGNFDAVDLEKEAEREPFSYYLQPYETDFYEARQYLKEERKLSDKTIDYFIDKRVVTQAKKKSGDIFEPVIVFKSLDPQNDVVGASLQGIRKNNDLYTRGRLKQIMRASDGMTGMHVDIGEPKRLVFAEAPIDLMSYYELHKASLQDVRLVAMDGLKESTVSRHVGDLLFEMGVLKQKVEAKNYPTFLAHTSQVTNFLRDEKYHDLITLAVDNDQAGKTFVDRLESKKINLVVDLPPLTEGADKIDWNDYLKREKEKALNRSQELSNNIGGELFNRNSGYLEGEPSRTAPQPEELIQTQPDFPANVHLYFNIERSIKSSHSPRMRPIIDRDVRYLNRYAEDIQNSAMWYKNEIANSKVTYFYQDQEDVKMLQVNFEKRHWMHLTGMAPVYAEHVISLSETFIDDIASGRGTYPNLTISNGFKDKIKLLPLLPEIFETDSFVFDDLTSVEKMGRLDVQKAIRSDDKDIMLAFRTDEKSSFPATLLKPNTTLNIELDSLNQEKVILGVFIEKDNILRTLSVNNNFVKEDEKQMFEAVKQLQNRENGVKEMSTSSSEVDLDERIQKFQLRYSNSYPKEIVNSFVNFMKEGVEDEDIFILQQIFDSYDEKPTVNQFEKNIPDLFEEFKKIDLLFTTVTRADIPDNVYSYQAILELLSSLESHAEEGYIWTDESYFENQFQNPELLSKITTDYFESSNIDDLLQNKSVHVTMGDTTFMINSVDPKYNIYSMEELVKTISEELNSKSPDIVLHKLEELNHDFLATKEIINSKLSDLIKEHGEIKMSNNEEYSEAINIAVAQREEQERDSDGDGIPDEVERNLETNPYSADSDGDGKSDHEEVSFGSNPLQAEQSQPESKIPSEVSKTVSEMIQEKDSKGLSQLLKEGVKDYFKSDVYKEYLTALSKFHHYSPRNIQLILAQNPNASYVASFKKWKEDFDRSVNKGEKSMRIFAPVTVKQKDPETGKVLLDKEGKEKTKTFFKLVPVFDVSQTDGKELAKPIYDLEGTYQDYGNLYKSAKKVSEANGIAVEFADDLNGAHGTYSRQTNSISILKGMSEQQTLKTLFHEMAHSELHTLDKMIEQPLSRSTKELQAESVAFVVASHYGMDTSEYSFGYLATWSQDKEGLTDLEGQIKIVQKETDNLITKIDSVLEKYQSKEITKDGFQEKLARIKNKETKKVVKIEEKEQARETSKKESKSDNEMSL from the coding sequence GTGGCTAAAATTGAAGATTTAAAACAGCTTTCTATTTTAGGTGTGGCAGATAGTTTAGGTATGGAATTAGAGAGAAAAGGTAGTCAGACCTTTTCCTGGAAGGAACATGATTCTTTTGTTATTAATACTTCGGGTAACTACTACAATTGGTTTTCTCGCTCAACTGGTGGGGATGTTCTTTCTATGGTACAAGTTGTCCGTAAAGAACAAACAGGACAAGATTTAACCTTTAAAGAGGCAAAACATTTTTTAGAAGAAGGCAATTTTGATGCTGTAGATCTTGAAAAAGAAGCTGAAAGAGAGCCTTTTTCTTATTATCTTCAGCCTTATGAAACAGATTTTTATGAAGCTAGACAATACTTGAAAGAAGAGCGGAAACTCTCAGATAAAACTATCGACTACTTTATCGATAAAAGAGTTGTCACTCAAGCAAAAAAAAAGAGCGGTGACATATTTGAGCCAGTTATTGTTTTTAAGAGCCTAGACCCTCAAAATGACGTTGTAGGAGCTTCTCTTCAGGGGATAAGGAAAAATAATGACCTTTACACAAGGGGGCGCTTAAAACAAATAATGAGGGCATCAGATGGCATGACAGGGATGCACGTTGATATTGGTGAGCCTAAACGGTTAGTATTTGCTGAAGCACCTATTGATTTGATGAGCTATTATGAATTACATAAAGCTTCTCTTCAGGATGTGCGATTGGTTGCTATGGATGGGCTAAAAGAGTCAACTGTCAGTCGACACGTTGGAGACCTTCTATTTGAAATGGGTGTTCTAAAGCAAAAAGTCGAGGCTAAAAATTACCCAACATTTTTAGCGCACACATCACAAGTAACTAATTTTTTAAGGGATGAAAAATATCATGACTTGATTACTTTAGCAGTAGATAATGACCAGGCAGGAAAAACTTTTGTTGATCGTTTAGAATCAAAAAAAATTAACCTAGTAGTGGACTTACCACCGCTTACTGAAGGTGCCGATAAGATAGATTGGAATGACTACTTAAAAAGGGAAAAAGAAAAAGCCCTTAACCGAAGTCAAGAGCTATCTAATAACATTGGGGGCGAACTATTCAATCGCAATTCCGGTTATTTAGAAGGCGAACCTTCAAGGACAGCACCACAGCCTGAAGAATTAATTCAAACTCAACCTGATTTTCCTGCCAATGTTCACTTGTATTTTAACATTGAACGGTCAATTAAGTCAAGTCATAGTCCTAGGATGAGACCTATTATCGATAGAGATGTTCGCTATTTAAATCGTTATGCTGAAGATATTCAAAACTCGGCAATGTGGTATAAGAATGAAATTGCAAATAGCAAGGTAACCTATTTTTACCAGGATCAAGAAGATGTCAAAATGCTCCAGGTTAACTTTGAAAAACGCCATTGGATGCATCTTACAGGAATGGCACCAGTTTATGCCGAGCATGTTATATCACTTTCAGAAACTTTTATTGATGATATTGCTTCAGGTAGAGGTACATATCCTAACTTAACCATTAGCAATGGTTTCAAGGATAAAATCAAACTCTTACCTTTATTACCTGAAATATTTGAAACAGATTCATTTGTTTTTGATGATTTAACTTCAGTTGAAAAAATGGGGCGCTTAGATGTTCAAAAAGCAATACGATCAGATGATAAAGATATTATGCTAGCTTTTAGAACAGATGAGAAATCTTCTTTTCCCGCAACATTGTTAAAACCAAATACGACTTTAAATATTGAACTTGATTCACTCAATCAAGAGAAAGTGATTTTAGGTGTTTTTATTGAAAAAGATAATATTCTAAGAACATTGTCAGTAAATAATAATTTTGTTAAAGAGGATGAGAAACAGATGTTTGAAGCTGTGAAGCAATTGCAAAATAGAGAAAATGGAGTAAAGGAAATGTCTACAAGTTCTAGTGAAGTTGATTTAGATGAAAGAATACAAAAGTTTCAGTTACGTTATTCAAATAGTTATCCGAAAGAAATTGTTAACTCTTTTGTCAATTTTATGAAAGAAGGAGTTGAAGACGAAGATATATTTATCCTGCAACAAATTTTTGATAGCTATGATGAAAAGCCAACAGTCAATCAATTTGAAAAAAATATACCTGATTTATTTGAAGAATTTAAAAAAATTGATTTGCTTTTTACAACCGTTACTCGTGCTGATATACCTGACAATGTTTATTCGTATCAGGCGATTTTAGAATTATTATCTAGTTTAGAAAGTCATGCTGAAGAGGGTTATATTTGGACTGATGAGTCGTACTTTGAAAATCAGTTTCAAAATCCTGAGTTGCTATCAAAAATAACAACTGATTATTTTGAATCAAGTAACATCGATGATTTATTACAAAATAAATCTGTTCACGTAACCATGGGGGATACAACATTTATGATTAATAGTGTCGATCCCAAGTACAACATTTACTCAATGGAAGAATTAGTAAAAACAATCTCTGAAGAATTAAATTCAAAATCACCTGACATAGTTTTACATAAACTAGAAGAACTTAATCATGATTTTTTAGCTACTAAAGAAATTATCAATAGTAAACTTAGTGATCTTATTAAAGAACATGGAGAAATAAAAATGTCTAACAATGAAGAGTATAGTGAAGCAATAAATATTGCTGTAGCTCAAAGAGAAGAACAAGAACGTGACTCAGATGGAGACGGGATTCCTGATGAAGTAGAAAGAAATTTGGAAACCAATCCATATAGTGCAGACAGTGATGGAGATGGAAAATCAGATCACGAAGAAGTAAGTTTTGGCTCCAATCCTTTACAAGCAGAGCAAAGTCAACCTGAATCTAAAATTCCTTCAGAGGTATCAAAAACAGTTTCTGAAATGATACAAGAGAAAGATAGTAAGGGTCTATCACAACTCTTAAAAGAAGGTGTCAAAGATTATTTCAAGTCAGATGTCTATAAAGAATATCTGACTGCTTTAAGTAAATTTCATCATTATTCCCCAAGAAATATCCAGCTGATATTAGCACAAAATCCAAATGCTTCATATGTTGCTTCATTTAAAAAATGGAAAGAAGATTTTGATAGAAGTGTAAATAAAGGCGAAAAATCAATGCGTATTTTTGCCCCAGTTACTGTTAAGCAAAAGGATCCTGAAACTGGGAAAGTTCTTCTTGATAAAGAAGGAAAAGAAAAGACAAAAACATTCTTCAAACTTGTTCCAGTTTTCGACGTCTCTCAAACAGATGGCAAAGAATTAGCAAAACCTATTTATGATCTTGAAGGTACATATCAAGATTATGGTAACCTCTATAAATCTGCAAAAAAAGTTTCTGAAGCAAATGGAATTGCGGTAGAATTTGCAGATGATCTAAATGGGGCACATGGTACTTATTCAAGACAAACAAATTCCATTTCAATTTTAAAAGGTATGTCAGAGCAACAAACACTAAAAACACTTTTTCATGAAATGGCACATTCTGAATTACATACTTTAGATAAAATGATTGAACAACCATTGTCTAGAAGTACAAAAGAGTTGCAAGCTGAGTCAGTTGCATTTGTAGTTGCCAGTCATTATGGTATGGATACAAGCGAATACAGTTTTGGTTATCTTGCTACCTGGTCACAAGATAAAGAAGGTTTAACAGACTTAGAAGGACAAATAAAAATAGTCCAAAAAGAGACTGATAATCTAATTACAAAAATTGATAGTGTGCTTGAAAAATATCAAAGTAAAGAAATAACAAAAGACGGTTTTCAAGAAAAATTAGCCCGTATAAAAAATAAGGAAACTAAAAAAGTTGTCAAAATTGAAGAGAAAGAGCAGGCGAGAGAAACATCAAAAAAAGAGAGCAAGAGCGACAACGAGATGAGCCTGTAA
- a CDS encoding type I restriction-modification system subunit M yields MATGLNQQLWASADILRGKMDASEYKNYLLGLIFYKYLSDAQLREVYEQENGKTDTFPERSTQYAGFMEWYEEDKDDLIENIQPKQGYFIQPDQLFYHYRIKADNYEFNLTDLQAGFNELERQGEEFSGLFADIDLNSTKLGSNAQQRNVTITEVLRALDEIDLFEHNGDVIGDAYEYLIGMFAAGAGKKAGEFYTPQAVSRIMSEITSIGQESRAPFHIYDPAMGSGSLMLNIRRYLINPNQVHYHGQELNTTTFNLARMNLILHGVDKERMNLNNGDTLDADWPSEEPYQFDSVIMNPPYSAKWSAADKFLSDPRFERFGKLAPKSKADFAFLLHGFYHLKESGTMGIVLPHGVLFRGAAEGTIRQALLEMGAIDAVIGLPANIFFGTSIPTTIIILKKNRSRRDVLFIDASQDFEKQKNQNVLLDEHIDKIVSTYKKREDIERYAHVASFDEIQENDFNLNIPRYVDTFEEEAPVDLVAVNTNLLKINEELVQQEQVLLSLINDFSESEENQALIDSMRLLFRGGHDE; encoded by the coding sequence ATGGCGACAGGTTTAAATCAACAACTATGGGCTTCTGCGGATATCTTACGTGGGAAGATGGATGCAAGTGAGTATAAAAACTACTTACTGGGATTAATTTTCTATAAGTACTTGTCTGATGCGCAGCTGAGAGAAGTTTATGAACAAGAAAATGGGAAGACAGATACCTTCCCAGAACGTTCCACTCAGTATGCAGGCTTCATGGAATGGTACGAAGAAGACAAAGACGATTTAATCGAAAATATCCAACCCAAACAAGGCTACTTTATCCAACCCGATCAATTGTTTTATCACTACCGCATCAAAGCTGATAACTATGAATTTAACTTGACCGACTTACAAGCAGGTTTTAATGAGTTGGAACGTCAAGGAGAAGAATTTAGTGGATTGTTTGCGGATATTGATTTAAACTCCACAAAATTAGGCTCAAATGCACAACAACGTAATGTGACGATTACTGAGGTTTTACGTGCCTTAGATGAGATTGATTTATTTGAACACAATGGCGATGTGATTGGAGACGCTTATGAGTATTTAATCGGGATGTTTGCGGCAGGTGCAGGTAAAAAAGCAGGAGAGTTTTATACCCCTCAAGCTGTTTCACGCATCATGTCAGAAATTACGTCGATCGGACAAGAATCTCGAGCGCCTTTTCATATTTACGATCCTGCGATGGGATCAGGTTCTTTGATGCTTAATATCCGTCGCTATCTCATCAATCCAAATCAAGTCCATTATCATGGGCAAGAGCTAAATACGACGACCTTTAACTTAGCACGTATGAACTTAATCCTTCATGGGGTGGATAAAGAACGCATGAACCTGAATAACGGGGACACTTTAGACGCCGATTGGCCGTCAGAAGAGCCTTATCAGTTTGATTCTGTGATCATGAACCCTCCTTACTCTGCGAAATGGTCAGCGGCAGATAAGTTTCTCTCTGACCCTCGTTTTGAGCGTTTTGGAAAATTAGCGCCTAAATCTAAAGCGGACTTTGCCTTTCTCCTTCACGGTTTTTACCATTTGAAAGAATCGGGAACAATGGGAATTGTCCTGCCGCATGGCGTGCTCTTTAGAGGAGCCGCGGAAGGAACCATTCGTCAGGCCCTTTTAGAAATGGGAGCCATTGATGCGGTTATTGGCTTGCCGGCCAATATCTTTTTTGGAACGAGTATTCCGACAACGATTATTATTTTGAAGAAAAACCGTTCTCGGCGTGATGTCTTGTTTATCGATGCTTCTCAAGATTTTGAAAAACAAAAAAATCAAAATGTCCTGTTGGATGAACATATTGATAAAATTGTCTCTACCTACAAAAAGCGAGAAGATATTGAAAGATATGCTCATGTTGCAAGTTTTGATGAGATCCAAGAAAATGACTTTAACTTAAATATCCCTCGTTATGTCGATACCTTTGAGGAAGAAGCACCGGTTGATTTGGTTGCAGTAAATACCAATCTCCTTAAGATAAATGAAGAATTAGTTCAACAAGAGCAAGTGCTCTTATCGTTGATTAACGATTTTTCAGAAAGTGAAGAGAATCAAGCATTGATTGATTCGATGCGTCTTCTTTTTAGAGGTGGGCATGATGAGTAA
- a CDS encoding helical hairpin domain-containing protein: protein MVVTKVKQIKSVNKLTAGIKYIEDGAKTIGTELVDSNLNFPVKVVDGQVVSQLISGHLIVDVESADLEFKQLKHLANLEKGRPSNNEELQKNDVLAHHIIQSFDPDDNLTPEQIHEIGRKTALELTGGSHQFVIATHLDKGHLHNHIYINSTNSVTLNKLRWQKGTKKALEHISDKYADIEGAKIIEQRNKFGHKEYSAYQKENVFKLEIKSRLEFLLKHSTSLKDFQEKAKVLNVSTDFSGKYAKYKLLDREQKRNTRDSSLSKKGRYSLEQIEKQIAKNEVVYSLSEIKMEYDKLQKEKNDDFEIRVKIEPWQVEAKTETGLYLKMQYGIANEGTVKIPSRLVDQVEDGSFDIFIKKSDFFYFINPDNSSSNKFMKGAILINQLAAESGEYIFKKNPNISKLDLLVREYNYLVSHNISDSDQFLELKSRFLAQIEETKESLNKLDEKIERLHRIASALEDYNSNDPIDIEVAEAVLKELSVSPNMDIKEIEKQVIEVSIEKKGLKETFDKIIKDFTQYEKIEKNSKAREYNRTLTRNKESNEVEK from the coding sequence TTGGTTGTTACAAAAGTAAAACAAATAAAATCAGTTAATAAATTGACAGCAGGAATAAAATATATCGAAGATGGAGCAAAAACGATAGGAACAGAGTTAGTTGATTCTAACTTAAATTTCCCAGTTAAGGTGGTAGATGGGCAAGTTGTTTCTCAACTTATTTCAGGACATTTAATTGTAGATGTTGAATCTGCTGATTTAGAATTTAAACAATTAAAACACTTAGCAAATTTAGAAAAAGGTCGACCATCTAATAACGAAGAGTTACAAAAAAACGATGTTCTTGCTCACCATATTATTCAATCATTTGATCCTGATGATAATTTAACTCCTGAACAAATTCATGAGATAGGACGAAAAACTGCCTTAGAATTAACAGGAGGTAGTCATCAATTTGTCATTGCAACTCACTTAGATAAGGGTCATCTTCATAATCATATTTATATTAATTCTACTAATTCTGTGACGTTAAATAAGTTGAGGTGGCAGAAAGGAACTAAAAAAGCGTTGGAACATATTTCTGACAAGTATGCAGATATTGAAGGTGCAAAAATAATTGAACAAAGAAATAAATTTGGTCATAAAGAATATTCTGCTTATCAAAAAGAAAATGTTTTCAAACTTGAAATAAAGTCACGTCTAGAGTTTCTTTTAAAGCACTCAACTAGTTTAAAAGACTTTCAGGAAAAAGCAAAAGTGTTAAATGTATCAACAGATTTTTCGGGAAAATATGCTAAATATAAATTACTTGATAGGGAACAAAAAAGAAATACAAGGGATAGTAGCTTATCAAAAAAAGGTCGATATTCTTTAGAACAGATTGAAAAACAAATTGCCAAAAATGAAGTAGTTTATTCACTCTCTGAAATAAAAATGGAGTATGATAAATTACAAAAAGAAAAAAATGATGATTTTGAAATTAGAGTTAAAATAGAACCTTGGCAAGTTGAAGCTAAAACTGAAACTGGGCTTTATCTTAAAATGCAATATGGCATTGCAAATGAAGGAACGGTAAAAATTCCAAGTCGGTTAGTTGATCAGGTAGAAGATGGTAGTTTTGATATTTTTATCAAAAAATCAGATTTCTTTTACTTCATAAATCCTGATAATTCTTCTAGTAACAAATTTATGAAAGGAGCGATTTTAATTAATCAACTAGCTGCAGAAAGTGGTGAATACATTTTTAAAAAGAATCCTAATATTTCAAAATTAGATTTATTGGTTCGAGAGTATAATTATTTAGTCAGTCATAATATTTCTGATTCTGATCAATTTTTGGAATTAAAAAGTCGTTTTCTGGCACAGATTGAAGAGACAAAAGAATCCTTAAATAAACTTGATGAAAAAATTGAACGACTTCATAGGATTGCTTCAGCTTTGGAAGATTATAACTCTAATGATCCAATTGATATAGAGGTTGCAGAAGCAGTTTTAAAAGAATTATCTGTATCACCAAACATGGATATTAAAGAAATTGAAAAACAGGTAATTGAAGTTTCTATCGAGAAAAAAGGGTTAAAAGAAACATTTGATAAAATTATTAAAGACTTTACTCAATATGAAAAAATCGAGAAAAATTCCAAAGCTAGAGAATATAATAGAACTTTAACACGAAATAAGGAAAGTAATGAAGTAGAAAAGTAA
- a CDS encoding plasmid mobilization protein, producing MIEEKRYREIQKKIRVTPEENELIKRRMANHHFKNFNTYARYMLLTGEIVMVDYSELIKLRTEINRIGTNINQLAKFVNTTEEFTLENYQILQDALVSVKQLMDDNFDKEITIFEKQSRDRRG from the coding sequence ATGATTGAAGAAAAACGATATCGTGAAATTCAAAAAAAAATAAGAGTAACTCCTGAAGAAAATGAATTAATAAAAAGAAGAATGGCTAATCATCACTTTAAAAATTTTAATACTTATGCTCGTTACATGTTATTGACGGGAGAAATAGTGATGGTTGATTATTCTGAACTTATTAAACTTAGAACTGAAATAAATCGTATTGGTACTAACATTAATCAACTTGCAAAATTTGTTAACACAACTGAAGAATTTACTTTGGAAAATTATCAAATTTTACAAGATGCTCTAGTGTCTGTAAAACAATTAATGGATGATAACTTTGATAAAGAAATAACTATTTTTGAAAAACAAAGTAGGGATAGAAGAGGTTGA
- a CDS encoding type I restriction endonuclease subunit R yields MSHSEQMIENQFIQILSEKENQWTYRPDLKSEEALWQNFRSHLNRINLAVLEEQLLTDKEFKQVKVEFSRLTGTPFLASQWLRGENGVAQVLLEREDGKKVTLEAFRNKDISGGTSSYEVVHQVVPDSSRVDRGDVSLLINGLPIIHIELKKESAKDGFMQAYYQIQRYAEDGFFKGIYATTQIMVISNKVDTRYFARPSEDTAEAYAQMKKFLFNWRTEDNQTVSDLFDFTRTVLRIPDAHELISQYTILVDDQKNQKFLMVLRPYQIHAIRKIRQKAAQHEGGFIWHATGSGKTITSFVATKLLAQNAIGVDRTVMVVDRTDLDAQTQDEFTKFASEYHTGQTTGNSVANTLIVGIKNQKQLARNLLSSKNNNTILVTTIQKLSAAMRSAQQESEEKGSNQFEKLRQEHIVFIVDEAHRAVSDEEMKRIKKILPNSTWFGLTGTPIFEENKKQENGTFARTTSQQYGPLLHSYTTKNAMDDGAVLGFQVEYHSLISEEDQEVIVTQLNKGKLPDDVLQQEKLVPTELYETDEHIRTMLQKIFNRRSVVKKFKVKNGFPTMSAILTTHSIAQAKHIYRILKEMKDNGTLLNGRQFDERHQLIDKDFPRVAITFSTNPDQLEKNEQDDELVEIMKEYAKQFDVSPYQDEKLYNQNINKRLARKEKQYQSDGQWLDFVIVVDRLLTGFDSPTIQTLYIDREMNYQKLLQAFSRTNRIYTGKDSGLIVSFRKPFTMKENVQNTFRLFSNEKQNFDQLIPREYEEVKREFIECSTLYKQSEAELSDNPNDLKTMIAQVSAYQKLEKSYKALRSYDQYEEEFEAFSEVVEQLPQYQGKMENVKAQIKEMLEDEEHSEEDFENLLQEIAFSSQLNATHKDVVDSFYINQLLKAIQLNEAGAVEKFEKEIQQKDPQIQKMYHTMKDQLVNTAEEIDVAQLKETSIQNEIQRQLQKEAEEFGLSFEFLQSAMNEYQGDKKTIPYLTHLLDSMTLSKEEFEAKTGEKYRRRTKVLEERLQQNFEQLQKWKEEL; encoded by the coding sequence ATGAGTCATTCGGAACAAATGATTGAAAACCAGTTCATACAAATCTTAAGTGAGAAAGAAAATCAGTGGACTTATCGTCCGGACTTGAAGTCGGAAGAAGCACTTTGGCAAAACTTTAGAAGCCATTTAAACCGAATAAATTTAGCAGTATTGGAAGAACAACTATTAACGGACAAAGAATTTAAGCAAGTCAAAGTCGAGTTTTCACGTTTGACCGGAACACCTTTTTTAGCTTCTCAATGGCTTAGAGGAGAAAACGGGGTGGCTCAAGTATTATTAGAGCGAGAAGATGGGAAAAAAGTGACTTTAGAAGCCTTTAGAAATAAGGATATCTCAGGAGGAACTTCTTCTTATGAGGTGGTTCACCAAGTGGTCCCAGATTCCTCTAGAGTAGATCGTGGAGATGTGAGTTTGCTGATTAATGGGCTCCCAATCATTCATATTGAGCTCAAAAAAGAGTCCGCTAAAGACGGTTTCATGCAAGCTTATTATCAAATTCAGCGTTATGCAGAAGATGGATTTTTTAAAGGGATTTACGCAACTACTCAAATCATGGTGATTTCAAATAAAGTCGATACCCGATACTTTGCAAGACCTAGTGAAGATACCGCTGAAGCCTATGCTCAGATGAAGAAGTTTTTATTTAATTGGCGGACTGAAGACAATCAAACGGTTTCCGATTTATTTGATTTTACTCGTACAGTTTTGCGGATACCCGATGCCCATGAATTGATTAGCCAATATACCATTCTCGTCGATGATCAAAAAAATCAAAAATTCCTCATGGTTTTAAGGCCTTACCAAATTCATGCGATTCGTAAGATTCGTCAAAAAGCGGCACAGCATGAAGGAGGATTTATTTGGCATGCGACAGGTTCAGGAAAGACCATTACCAGTTTTGTCGCAACGAAATTATTAGCACAAAATGCGATCGGTGTCGATCGTACGGTCATGGTTGTTGATAGAACAGACCTAGATGCTCAAACGCAGGATGAGTTTACTAAGTTTGCCTCGGAATATCATACCGGACAAACGACCGGAAATTCGGTAGCCAATACTTTGATTGTTGGGATCAAAAATCAAAAACAGTTGGCTCGAAACCTCCTTTCATCAAAAAATAATAATACGATTTTAGTGACCACGATTCAAAAACTCTCTGCGGCTATGCGGAGTGCCCAACAAGAGAGTGAAGAAAAAGGCTCGAATCAATTTGAGAAGCTACGGCAAGAACATATTGTTTTCATTGTTGATGAGGCTCATCGTGCGGTTAGTGATGAGGAAATGAAGCGGATTAAGAAAATATTACCCAATTCAACCTGGTTTGGATTAACGGGGACGCCTATTTTTGAAGAAAATAAAAAGCAAGAAAATGGAACTTTTGCTAGAACAACGAGCCAGCAGTACGGGCCACTCCTTCACTCCTATACAACCAAAAATGCCATGGATGATGGGGCTGTGTTAGGCTTTCAAGTCGAGTATCATTCACTGATTTCAGAAGAGGATCAAGAGGTGATTGTCACCCAACTCAATAAAGGAAAGTTGCCAGACGATGTCTTACAACAAGAAAAATTGGTGCCTACGGAACTTTATGAAACAGATGAACATATTCGGACCATGTTACAAAAAATCTTTAATCGGAGAAGTGTGGTCAAAAAGTTCAAGGTAAAGAATGGTTTTCCTACGATGTCAGCCATTCTTACCACTCACTCGATTGCCCAAGCCAAACATATTTACCGGATTTTAAAGGAAATGAAAGATAATGGGACACTCTTGAATGGGCGACAATTTGATGAACGTCATCAACTGATTGATAAAGATTTCCCAAGAGTAGCTATTACCTTCTCAACCAATCCGGATCAATTAGAAAAAAATGAACAAGACGATGAATTAGTAGAGATCATGAAAGAGTATGCGAAACAGTTTGATGTCTCTCCTTATCAAGATGAGAAACTCTACAATCAAAATATTAATAAACGGTTGGCCCGTAAGGAAAAGCAATATCAATCGGATGGTCAGTGGCTAGATTTTGTTATTGTTGTCGATCGTTTATTGACAGGCTTTGATTCTCCAACGATTCAAACCTTATATATTGATCGAGAAATGAACTATCAAAAGCTCCTTCAGGCGTTCTCAAGAACCAACCGTATTTATACAGGAAAAGATTCTGGGTTAATTGTCTCTTTTAGAAAACCCTTCACCATGAAAGAAAATGTGCAAAACACGTTTCGTCTATTCTCAAATGAAAAGCAAAACTTTGATCAACTGATTCCAAGAGAATATGAAGAAGTTAAAAGAGAATTTATCGAATGTTCAACACTTTATAAACAAAGCGAAGCCGAGCTATCGGATAATCCCAACGATCTTAAAACGATGATTGCACAAGTGAGTGCTTATCAAAAGCTAGAAAAGAGTTATAAAGCGCTCCGAAGCTATGATCAATACGAAGAGGAATTTGAAGCATTTTCAGAAGTGGTGGAGCAGTTGCCACAATATCAAGGTAAAATGGAAAACGTTAAAGCGCAGATTAAAGAAATGCTCGAGGATGAGGAGCATTCTGAGGAGGACTTCGAGAATCTTTTACAAGAGATTGCTTTTTCTTCGCAGCTCAATGCGACACATAAAGATGTCGTGGATAGTTTTTATATTAATCAACTTTTGAAAGCTATTCAACTAAATGAAGCAGGAGCCGTTGAAAAATTTGAAAAAGAAATCCAACAAAAGGATCCTCAAATCCAAAAGATGTATCACACCATGAAAGATCAACTCGTCAATACTGCTGAAGAGATTGATGTGGCTCAATTAAAAGAGACATCGATTCAAAATGAAATTCAAAGACAACTTCAGAAAGAAGCTGAAGAATTTGGATTATCTTTCGAATTTCTACAGTCTGCAATGAATGAGTATCAAGGCGATAAGAAAACGATCCCTTATTTAACCCATTTACTGGATTCGATGACTCTTAGTAAAGAAGAGTTCGAAGCCAAAACGGGTGAAAAATACAGAAGAAGAACAAAAGTTTTAGAAGAACGACTACAACAAAACTTTGAACAACTTCAAAAATGGAAAGAAGAATTATAA